Proteins from one Desulfonema limicola genomic window:
- a CDS encoding TRAP transporter large permease: MTPEILIISLLFLFAINTPIAIAIGGASVMGILVQGDFPLMMVIQRMFSGTDSFHLMAVPLFMFAGVIMEEGGISRRIIDFANSLVGWLPGGLAAVTIVSAMFFAGISGSAAADAAAVGAILIPAMKKSGYESDFAAAVQASGGSIGVVIPPSIPMIIFGFLTGASISQLFAAGILPGLLMGLSLIGVSTYISWKKGYAGTTVFSMYEVWKTFKHAILALGAPVIILGGILFGVFTATESAAVAVIYALIVSMAVYRNIGPKDLVHIFTNGAVTSSIVMFIIATASVFSWIAAIEDIPARLAGTLLGISNNRIILLLLINLVLLIAGTFVETTASLILLVPMITAMLPSLGIDIVHLGVIVVVNLAIGMLTPPMGICLIVSGSISGDSIASVSKRILPFLAILIIDILLITFVPPLSMWLAAMVGQP, from the coding sequence ATGACTCCTGAAATATTGATAATTTCACTTCTTTTCCTGTTTGCAATCAATACTCCCATTGCCATTGCCATTGGCGGAGCATCTGTCATGGGAATACTGGTACAGGGTGATTTTCCACTTATGATGGTTATTCAGCGCATGTTCAGCGGAACTGATTCCTTCCATCTTATGGCTGTTCCGCTTTTCATGTTTGCTGGTGTTATAATGGAAGAAGGAGGTATCAGCCGGAGAATTATTGATTTTGCTAATTCCCTTGTGGGATGGCTTCCAGGAGGGCTTGCAGCAGTTACCATTGTTTCAGCCATGTTTTTTGCCGGAATCTCAGGTTCAGCAGCAGCCGATGCAGCAGCAGTGGGAGCAATACTTATACCTGCCATGAAAAAATCAGGATATGAATCTGATTTTGCTGCTGCTGTTCAAGCATCAGGCGGTTCTATCGGTGTTGTTATTCCTCCTTCAATTCCCATGATTATATTTGGATTTCTTACAGGAGCATCCATAAGCCAGCTCTTTGCAGCCGGAATCCTGCCAGGTCTGCTTATGGGGCTTTCATTAATAGGTGTCTCAACATATATTTCATGGAAAAAAGGCTATGCAGGAACCACTGTATTTTCAATGTATGAAGTGTGGAAAACCTTTAAACATGCAATCCTGGCTCTGGGTGCGCCGGTTATCATATTGGGAGGCATACTTTTCGGGGTTTTTACAGCAACAGAGTCAGCAGCAGTTGCTGTAATATACGCCCTGATTGTCAGCATGGCGGTTTACAGGAATATTGGCCCAAAAGACCTTGTTCATATATTTACAAATGGAGCTGTAACATCTTCCATTGTCATGTTTATAATAGCAACAGCGTCTGTATTCAGCTGGATTGCTGCTATTGAAGATATTCCTGCCAGGCTTGCCGGAACCCTTCTTGGCATAAGCAATAATAGAATTATCCTTCTTTTGCTCATTAACCTTGTTCTGCTCATAGCAGGAACCTTTGTGGAAACAACAGCATCACTTATACTGCTTGTGCCAATGATAACAGCAATGCTGCCGTCTCTGGGCATTGATATAGTTCATCTAGGGGTAATTGTCGTGGTAAATCTTGCAATAGGAATGCTGACTCCGCCAATGGGCATATGTCTGATTGTATCAGGTTCTATTTCAGGGGACAGCATTGCATCTGTCAGTAAAAGGATTCTGCCGTTTCTTGCAATACTTATAATTGATATACTGCTAATTACCTTTGTTCCGCCTTTAAGCATGTGGCTGGCAGCAATGGTGGGTCAGCCATAA
- the ffh gene encoding signal recognition particle protein, which produces MFDNLSGRLDAVFKKLKGHGKLTEKNIEEGLKEVRMALLEADVHYKVAKQFIAGVKDRALGQEVMKSLTPGQQVVKIVNDELTELMGSSHEALNLEGTKPVSVMMIGLQGAGKTTTAGKLAIYLRKKGEKPYLVPADVYRPAAIDQLKKLGQQLEIPVYPSETNMDPVDICRKAQVAAQKAGCNTLLIDTAGRLHIDEELMGELLRIRDVVKPSDILLIADAMTGQDAVNIAKSFDDALNIGGVILSKMDGDARGGAALSIKSITGKPIKFIGVGEKLNELEPFHPDRMASSILGMGDVLTLIEKAQSVVNEEQAVELEKKLKKNQFTLEDFRDQMVQIRKMGSLSDLLGMIPGMKKNKQFKNLEVDDREFIRIEAIINSMTPKERAQHTIINGSRRKRIAKGSGTKVQDVNQLLKNYTQVMKMVKKFNKGGMRGFGRGMLPF; this is translated from the coding sequence ATGTTTGACAATTTGAGCGGCAGGCTTGATGCAGTATTTAAAAAACTGAAAGGCCACGGTAAATTAACAGAAAAGAATATTGAAGAAGGACTGAAGGAAGTCCGTATGGCACTGCTGGAAGCAGATGTCCATTACAAGGTTGCTAAACAGTTTATTGCCGGTGTTAAAGACCGTGCCCTGGGACAGGAGGTAATGAAAAGCCTTACCCCTGGACAGCAGGTAGTCAAAATAGTTAATGATGAATTAACAGAACTCATGGGTTCAAGTCATGAGGCTCTGAATCTTGAAGGTACTAAGCCTGTTTCCGTTATGATGATCGGACTTCAGGGAGCTGGTAAAACAACAACTGCCGGCAAGCTTGCAATATATCTTAGAAAAAAAGGCGAAAAGCCATATCTTGTTCCAGCAGATGTTTACAGACCCGCAGCTATTGACCAGTTGAAAAAACTGGGGCAGCAGCTTGAAATTCCTGTTTATCCATCTGAAACCAATATGGATCCTGTTGATATATGCCGCAAGGCACAGGTTGCAGCACAAAAAGCAGGATGTAACACTTTGTTAATAGATACTGCAGGCCGTCTTCATATTGATGAAGAACTTATGGGAGAACTGCTTCGCATACGTGATGTGGTAAAACCTTCTGATATTTTATTAATAGCAGATGCAATGACAGGCCAGGATGCTGTTAATATTGCAAAATCTTTTGACGATGCCTTAAATATCGGTGGTGTAATTCTTTCTAAGATGGATGGTGATGCACGGGGCGGTGCTGCTCTTTCCATAAAATCAATTACCGGCAAGCCTATAAAATTTATAGGTGTAGGTGAAAAGCTTAATGAACTTGAACCTTTTCATCCTGACAGGATGGCTTCCAGCATTCTGGGTATGGGTGATGTACTTACCCTTATTGAAAAGGCCCAGTCTGTTGTTAATGAAGAACAGGCCGTAGAACTTGAAAAAAAGTTAAAAAAGAATCAGTTTACCCTTGAAGATTTCAGGGATCAAATGGTACAAATTCGTAAGATGGGATCATTAAGTGACCTCTTAGGCATGATTCCGGGCATGAAAAAGAATAAGCAGTTTAAAAATCTTGAAGTAGATGATAGAGAGTTTATAAGAATTGAAGCAATAATCAATTCCATGACACCCAAAGAACGGGCACAGCATACAATTATAAATGGGAGCCGGCGCAAACGGATTGCAAAAGGCAGTGGTACAAAAGTACAGGATGTTAATCAACTCCTGAAAAACTATACCCAGGTTATGAAGATGGTAAAAAAATTCAATAAAGGTGGTATGCGCGGCTTTGGCCGGGGTATGCTGCCGTTTTAA
- the rimM gene encoding ribosome maturation factor RimM (Essential for efficient processing of 16S rRNA), with amino-acid sequence MLQGDYLLIGKIVGVHGLKGVLKIVSFAESLSFFIPDSELILKHAGHEQQTCIVKWSKPHKQQNVLLCLYGIDNCTQAESLIDYELFVEASCLPELEQGTYYWKDLIGLWVFTEDETFLGELVSIMPTGSNDVYVIKDRDKEILIPALESVVLNINLEDQIMQVRLPEGLL; translated from the coding sequence GTGCTGCAAGGTGATTATCTTCTTATAGGCAAGATTGTCGGAGTACACGGGCTGAAAGGGGTTCTCAAGATAGTATCCTTTGCAGAATCCCTGTCATTTTTCATCCCTGATTCCGAACTTATCCTTAAACATGCCGGACATGAGCAGCAGACATGTATTGTTAAATGGTCTAAACCCCATAAACAGCAGAATGTATTATTGTGTCTTTATGGAATAGATAACTGCACTCAGGCTGAGTCCCTTATTGATTATGAGCTTTTTGTAGAAGCGTCCTGTCTGCCAGAGCTTGAACAAGGAACATATTATTGGAAAGATCTGATAGGACTTTGGGTATTTACCGAAGATGAAACCTTTTTAGGTGAACTTGTTTCCATTATGCCGACAGGCAGCAATGATGTTTATGTTATTAAAGATAGAGACAAGGAAATCCTGATACCTGCTCTTGAATCAGTTGTACTTAATATCAATCTTGAAGATCAAATAATGCAGGTCAGGCTGCCGGAAGGACTTTTGTAA
- a CDS encoding RNA methyltransferase: MKTLFKPNLYLALIHYPVVNKNGDTIASAVTNLDIHDIARASRTFGIKKFYVVTPLKDQKVLVQKIISHWLTGMGAEYNPARRRALEIVQVEDSFEDVVEDIGLREGVKPKAVVTCAKKKEQSLGYDSFKELIQDGNPYILNFGTGWGLDKSFLDNADYILDPITGYTDYNHLSVRSAVSIILDRLLGK, encoded by the coding sequence TTGAAAACATTATTCAAACCCAATCTGTATCTTGCTTTGATACATTATCCGGTTGTCAATAAAAACGGGGATACCATTGCATCAGCAGTAACAAATCTTGATATTCATGATATAGCAAGAGCATCAAGAACCTTTGGAATTAAAAAATTTTATGTGGTAACACCTCTTAAAGATCAAAAGGTGCTGGTTCAAAAAATAATATCACACTGGCTTACAGGAATGGGAGCTGAATATAATCCAGCACGGCGCAGGGCACTTGAAATTGTTCAGGTTGAAGATTCTTTTGAGGATGTTGTTGAAGATATTGGGTTAAGAGAAGGTGTTAAGCCCAAGGCTGTTGTAACCTGTGCAAAAAAAAAGGAGCAAAGCCTTGGATATGATAGTTTTAAAGAATTGATTCAAGATGGAAACCCCTATATTCTGAACTTTGGAACAGGATGGGGGCTTGATAAATCATTTCTTGATAATGCAGATTATATACTTGACCCCATAACAGGATACACAGATTATAACCATCTTTCGGTCCGGTCAGCAGTTTCCATTATACTGGACCGGCTATTGGGAAAATAG
- the rplS gene encoding 50S ribosomal protein L19, with protein MKTLGQIEREIMRLDIPYFIPGDTVKVHVKIKEGEKERIQVYEGVVISKRKGMANATFTVRKMSYGVGVERIFPMHSPAIDRVEVVTKGRVRRSKIYYLRKLRGKKARIKERRYVN; from the coding sequence ATGAAAACACTGGGACAAATAGAAAGAGAAATAATGCGCCTTGACATCCCTTATTTTATTCCGGGAGATACGGTCAAGGTTCATGTAAAGATTAAAGAAGGTGAAAAAGAGCGTATTCAGGTTTATGAAGGGGTTGTTATCAGTAAACGCAAAGGCATGGCAAATGCAACATTTACAGTACGCAAAATGTCTTATGGTGTGGGTGTAGAACGTATCTTCCCCATGCACTCACCTGCTATTGACAGGGTTGAAGTAGTTACAAAAGGCAGGGTTCGCCGTTCAAAGATTTATTATCTGCGAAAACTCAGAGGCAAGAAAGCAAGAATTAAAGAACGCCGCTATGTGAACTGA
- a CDS encoding AAA-like domain-containing protein — translation MRRFHSYGPVDCEEHFCIQRKELIDKCFKQLIGNPEKGGHYFTIWSPRQCGKTWLMRQVKKEIEKQYPDKFIIGMMSMQGVVMKNDEPEERFLERLPLLFWESFKMEMDKPPVNFEGFKNLFLKDKGLFSKPLILFIDEFDSLPPKIIDQLVTLFRDMYLKRESFNIHGLALIGVRAVLGVDSLRGSPFNIQRSLHVPNFTTEEVEDLFKQYQTESGQKIEPEVVKTVYDSTRGQPGLVCWFGELLTETYNPGTDKIINMSAWENVYAAALHKEWNNTVLNLIKKAQGKYADYVLELFTKSDLPFSIRAEWCSYLYLNGIIDNMESGDSSGGKAYVCRFSSPFVQTCLYEAFTMDFAGDRLPILALDPLDTLSDVFEPDELNIPALLERYKAYLKRLKAKGINPWKDQPRRVDLHYTEYVGHFHLYFWLRQAIEDLCIISPEFPTGNGRVDLHLKCDGKQGIIEVKSFQKQSKLERAKEQAVKYAQKLNLTRITIAVFVPVEDEEILQKLSSSQTIDQIKLDVTAIGWVYINPENP, via the coding sequence ATGAGAAGATTCCATTCATACGGCCCAGTTGACTGCGAGGAACATTTCTGCATTCAGCGAAAAGAACTTATTGACAAGTGCTTTAAACAATTAATCGGAAACCCTGAAAAAGGCGGCCACTACTTCACAATCTGGTCACCCCGCCAGTGCGGTAAAACCTGGCTCATGCGCCAGGTTAAAAAGGAAATTGAAAAGCAATATCCGGATAAATTTATTATCGGCATGATGTCCATGCAGGGTGTTGTCATGAAAAATGATGAACCGGAAGAAAGATTCCTGGAAAGACTTCCCCTGCTTTTCTGGGAATCTTTTAAAATGGAGATGGATAAACCGCCTGTAAATTTTGAAGGGTTTAAAAACCTGTTTTTAAAAGACAAGGGTTTATTCAGCAAACCGTTGATTTTATTCATAGATGAATTTGACAGCCTGCCTCCTAAGATAATTGATCAACTGGTAACACTGTTCAGGGACATGTATTTGAAACGTGAAAGTTTCAATATTCACGGACTCGCACTTATCGGTGTCCGGGCAGTCCTCGGAGTTGACAGCCTCCGCGGTTCTCCTTTCAATATCCAGCGCTCCCTGCATGTACCAAATTTCACAACAGAAGAAGTCGAAGACCTGTTTAAACAATATCAAACAGAAAGCGGGCAGAAAATAGAACCGGAAGTAGTAAAAACCGTATATGATTCCACAAGAGGGCAGCCCGGGCTTGTGTGCTGGTTTGGCGAGCTTTTAACAGAAACATACAATCCCGGCACAGACAAAATTATTAACATGTCTGCCTGGGAAAATGTTTATGCAGCAGCACTTCACAAAGAATGGAACAACACAGTTTTAAATCTCATAAAAAAGGCACAGGGAAAATATGCAGATTATGTGCTTGAACTTTTCACCAAATCAGACCTGCCTTTCAGCATCAGGGCTGAATGGTGCAGCTATCTGTATTTAAACGGCATTATTGACAATATGGAATCTGGTGATTCATCAGGCGGCAAGGCTTATGTATGCCGGTTTTCATCTCCTTTTGTCCAGACCTGCCTTTATGAAGCCTTTACAATGGATTTTGCAGGAGACCGCCTGCCAATTCTTGCCCTGGATCCTCTGGATACGCTGTCTGATGTGTTTGAACCTGATGAACTCAATATTCCGGCTTTACTTGAAAGATACAAGGCATATCTGAAACGACTCAAAGCAAAAGGCATAAACCCCTGGAAGGACCAGCCCCGGCGTGTTGATCTTCATTATACTGAATATGTTGGACATTTTCATCTTTATTTCTGGCTCAGACAGGCAATTGAAGACCTCTGCATTATCAGCCCGGAATTTCCCACAGGAAACGGCAGGGTTGATCTGCATTTAAAATGTGATGGAAAACAAGGCATAATTGAAGTAAAAAGCTTTCAGAAGCAGTCAAAACTGGAAAGAGCAAAAGAGCAGGCAGTCAAATACGCCCAAAAACTCAATTTGACCCGCATAACCATTGCCGTATTCGTGCCGGTGGAAGATGAAGAAATCCTGCAAAAACTTTCAAGTTCCCAGACCATTGACCAGATAAAACTGGATGTAACAGCAATTGGCTGGGTATATATAAATCCTGAAAATCCTTAA
- a CDS encoding AAA-like domain-containing protein — protein MRKFHSYGPVDCEEHFCIQRKELIDQCFKQLIGHPEKGGHYFTIWSPRQCGKTWLMRQVKKEVEKQYPDKFIIGMMSMQGIVLEKDDRPEVFLSRLPLLMSRFFNVNIKVPDSWEEFGKIFSKQMNLFKKPLIIFIDEFDKLPPIVIDRCVSMFRDIYLDKENFCIHGLALIGVRAVLGVDSLRGSPFNIQRSLHVPNFTTEEVEDLFNQYQTESGQKIEPEVVKTIYDSTRGQPGLVCWFGELLTETYNPGADRIINMPVWENVYAAALHKEWNNTVLNLIKKAQGKYADYVLELFTKSDLPFSIRAEWCSYLYLNGIIDNMESGDSSGGKAYVCRFSSPFVQTCLYEAFTMDFAGDRLPILALDPLDTLSDVFKSPELNIPALLERYKAYLKRLKAKGINPWKDQPRRVDLHYTEYVGHFHLYFWLRQAIEDLCIISPEFPTGNGRVDLHLKCDGKQGIIEVKSFQKQSKLERAKEQAVKYAQKLNLTRITIAVFVPVEDEEILQKLSSSQTIDRIKLDVTAIGWV, from the coding sequence ATGAGAAAATTCCATTCATACGGCCCAGTTGACTGCGAAGAACATTTCTGCATTCAGCGAAAGGAACTTATTGACCAGTGTTTTAAACAATTAATCGGACACCCTGAAAAAGGCGGCCACTACTTCACCATCTGGTCACCCCGTCAGTGCGGCAAAACCTGGCTCATGCGCCAGGTAAAAAAAGAGGTTGAAAAGCAATACCCTGATAAATTCATTATCGGCATGATGTCAATGCAGGGTATTGTTTTAGAAAAAGATGATCGCCCTGAAGTTTTTCTTTCCCGCTTACCTTTGCTTATGAGCCGGTTTTTTAATGTAAATATAAAGGTTCCAGATTCATGGGAAGAATTTGGAAAAATATTTTCAAAACAGATGAATCTATTTAAAAAGCCTTTGATCATTTTTATAGATGAATTTGACAAACTTCCTCCAATAGTGATTGACCGGTGCGTCAGCATGTTCAGGGATATTTATTTAGATAAAGAAAATTTTTGTATTCACGGACTTGCACTTATCGGTGTCCGGGCAGTCCTCGGAGTTGACAGCCTCCGCGGTTCTCCTTTCAACATCCAGCGCTCCCTGCATGTACCAAATTTCACAACAGAAGAAGTCGAAGACCTGTTTAACCAGTATCAAACAGAAAGCGGGCAAAAGATAGAACCGGAAGTAGTAAAAACCATATATGATTCCACAAGAGGACAGCCCGGGCTTGTTTGCTGGTTCGGTGAGCTTTTAACAGAAACATACAACCCGGGAGCAGACAGGATTATTAACATGCCTGTCTGGGAAAATGTTTATGCAGCAGCACTTCACAAAGAATGGAACAACACGGTTTTAAATCTCATAAAAAAGGCACAGGGAAAATATGCAGATTATGTGCTTGAACTTTTCACCAAATCAGACCTGCCTTTCAGCATCAGGGCTGAATGGTGCAGCTATCTGTATTTAAACGGCATTATTGACAATATGGAATCTGGTGATTCATCAGGCGGCAAGGCTTATGTATGCCGGTTTTCATCTCCTTTTGTCCAGACCTGCCTTTATGAAGCCTTTACAATGGATTTTGCAGGAGACCGCCTGCCAATTCTTGCCCTGGATCCTTTAGACACACTTTCAGACGTGTTTAAATCTCCTGAACTCAATATTCCGGCTTTACTTGAAAGATACAAGGCATATCTGAAACGACTCAAAGCAAAAGGCATAAACCCCTGGAAGGACCAGCCCCGGCGTGTTGATCTTCATTATACTGAATATGTTGGACATTTTCATCTTTATTTCTGGCTCAGACAGGCAATTGAAGACCTCTGCATTATCAGCCCTGAATTTCCCACAGGCAACGGCAGGGTTGATCTGCATTTGAAATGTGATGGAAAACAAGGCATAATTGAGGTAAAAAGCTTTCAGAAGCAGTCAAAACTGGAAAGAGCAAAAGAGCAGGCAGTCAAATACGCCCAAAAACTCAATTTGACCCGCATAACCATTGCCGTATTCGTGCCGGTGGAAGATGAAGAAATCCTGCAAAAACTTTCAAGTTCCCAGACCATTGACCGGATAAAACTGGATGTAACAGCAATCGGCTGGGTTTGA
- a CDS encoding KH domain-containing protein, whose product MKDLIKYIAQALVDNPAEVSVNEVEGNQTSVLELKVAKEDLGKVIGKQGRTARAMRTILSAASAKVKKRTVLEILE is encoded by the coding sequence ATGAAAGATCTGATAAAGTACATTGCCCAGGCACTGGTTGACAATCCTGCAGAGGTATCAGTGAATGAAGTAGAAGGAAATCAGACATCTGTATTGGAATTAAAAGTAGCCAAAGAGGACTTGGGAAAGGTTATTGGGAAACAGGGCAGGACAGCAAGGGCCATGCGGACCATATTAAGTGCTGCCTCTGCCAAGGTAAAAAAACGCACGGTATTGGAAATCTTAGAGTAA
- the rpsP gene encoding 30S ribosomal protein S16, with protein sequence MSVKIRLARHGAKKRPFYRIVVADSEYPRDGRYLEKVGTYNPVPDPAVINIENERVKYWMDQGAIPTDTVKSILKKQGFFSNPV encoded by the coding sequence ATGTCAGTTAAGATCAGACTTGCCAGACATGGCGCAAAAAAAAGACCTTTTTATAGAATTGTTGTAGCAGACAGTGAATATCCCAGAGACGGCAGATATTTGGAAAAGGTTGGAACCTATAACCCCGTGCCGGACCCGGCTGTAATTAATATTGAAAATGAACGAGTTAAATACTGGATGGATCAGGGCGCAATACCTACGGATACGGTTAAAAGCATTTTAAAAAAACAAGGCTTTTTTTCTAATCCTGTGTAA
- the trmD gene encoding tRNA (guanosine(37)-N1)-methyltransferase TrmD → MDFAVLTIFPEMFIPFWENGIIKRAIERKYISASAINIRDFTSDRHHSTDDRPYGGGSGMVMKPEPLYEAVLAAREKIPDAKTILMTPQGRPFKQNTAHALSKERGLIFLCGRYEGVDERICQNCIDYEISIGDYVLTGGELAVMVIIDAITRLIPGTLGGQDSAEKDSFSTGFLEHAHYTRPRVFKDEAVPDVLLSGNHKEIEKWRLETSLIRTFLKRPDLLKNRCLSQSEKQILKNWCSEIENIIQTQSVSCFDTLSGCQ, encoded by the coding sequence ATGGATTTTGCAGTATTAACCATTTTTCCTGAGATGTTTATTCCTTTCTGGGAAAATGGCATTATAAAGCGGGCTATAGAACGGAAATATATTTCTGCTTCTGCCATTAATATCCGTGATTTTACATCAGACCGTCATCATTCAACAGATGACCGGCCTTATGGCGGGGGAAGCGGAATGGTAATGAAGCCGGAACCTCTTTATGAGGCTGTACTGGCTGCCAGAGAAAAAATACCTGATGCAAAAACAATCCTGATGACTCCTCAGGGAAGACCCTTTAAACAAAACACAGCCCATGCACTTTCAAAAGAAAGGGGGCTTATTTTTTTGTGCGGACGTTATGAAGGTGTTGATGAGAGGATTTGTCAAAATTGTATTGATTATGAAATCTCCATTGGTGATTATGTATTAACAGGCGGTGAACTGGCTGTCATGGTTATAATAGATGCCATAACCCGCCTGATTCCAGGAACCCTTGGAGGACAAGATTCAGCAGAAAAAGATTCCTTTTCAACAGGTTTTCTGGAACATGCCCATTATACAAGACCCAGAGTCTTTAAAGATGAAGCTGTTCCAGATGTCCTTTTATCAGGTAATCACAAGGAAATAGAAAAATGGAGGCTTGAAACATCGCTCATAAGGACTTTTCTAAAAAGACCGGATCTATTGAAAAACAGATGTCTGAGCCAGTCTGAAAAGCAAATTCTTAAAAATTGGTGTTCTGAAATTGAAAACATTATTCAAACCCAATCTGTATCTTGCTTTGATACATTATCCGGTTGTCAATAA
- the rlmN gene encoding 23S rRNA (adenine(2503)-C(2))-methyltransferase RlmN — MTYTFEKTDIKELTKDQLISWLKQKNIAPFRAGQIMKWVYLHQADQFEQMTDLGKDIRVLLSEHFSIQRLNVQNCEISKDGSVKNLLKLQDGNLIESVLIPEKNHYTLCISSQAGCALGCKFCLTAQNGFTRNLTMGEIIAQVRDPVKTIKSDDTRRLTNIVFMGMGEPLANYKNVVNALSIITDSDFGLKMSTRRITISTAGLIEKFPNLDQDTGVNLAVSLNAADNKTRDMLMPINKKYPIEALLDACKKYPLRPRRRITFEYILIQGINDSVKDAENLAKLLQKVKAKVNLIPFNEHRQSPFKRPDESAIHKFQDILVNKNLTAVIRYSKGLDISAACGQLSAKETVF, encoded by the coding sequence ATGACATATACATTTGAAAAAACTGATATTAAAGAACTGACAAAAGATCAGCTTATTTCATGGCTCAAGCAGAAAAATATTGCTCCTTTTCGTGCTGGTCAAATCATGAAATGGGTTTACCTGCACCAGGCAGACCAATTTGAACAAATGACCGATCTTGGCAAAGATATCCGGGTATTATTATCAGAACATTTTAGTATTCAACGCCTTAATGTTCAGAATTGTGAAATATCAAAAGACGGTTCTGTTAAAAACCTGCTCAAACTGCAAGACGGCAATCTTATTGAATCTGTCCTGATTCCTGAAAAAAATCATTATACCCTCTGCATATCCAGCCAGGCAGGGTGTGCGCTGGGGTGTAAATTTTGTCTTACAGCCCAAAATGGATTTACCCGCAATCTGACAATGGGTGAAATAATTGCCCAGGTAAGAGACCCTGTCAAGACCATAAAATCTGATGATACCAGGCGGCTTACCAATATTGTATTTATGGGTATGGGTGAGCCTCTTGCAAATTATAAAAATGTTGTTAATGCACTCAGTATAATAACTGACAGTGATTTTGGCCTTAAAATGTCCACCCGGCGCATAACAATTTCTACTGCCGGTCTGATTGAAAAATTTCCAAACCTTGACCAGGATACAGGTGTTAATCTTGCAGTATCATTAAATGCAGCAGATAACAAGACCAGGGATATGCTCATGCCCATAAATAAAAAATATCCCATAGAAGCTTTACTGGATGCCTGTAAAAAATATCCTTTAAGGCCCAGACGCAGGATAACATTTGAATATATATTAATTCAAGGAATAAACGATTCTGTTAAAGATGCTGAAAATCTTGCAAAACTGCTGCAAAAGGTCAAGGCAAAGGTCAATCTGATCCCTTTTAATGAACATCGGCAAAGTCCTTTTAAACGGCCTGATGAATCTGCTATCCATAAATTTCAGGATATTCTTGTTAATAAAAATCTGACTGCTGTTATAAGGTACAGCAAGGGTCTGGATATATCTGCAGCCTGCGGCCAGTTAAGTGCAAAGGAAACAGTTTTTTAG
- a CDS encoding YraN family protein: MLNEQQIFGQTGEALSCYLLEQNGYIILEKNFKTKMGEIDIIARDKNTIVFIEVKARRTGNFGNPKYAVNWKKKKKISMAALYYLKTTNQSNAKARFDVVSIISEPSKKPQIEIIKNAFELAYG, from the coding sequence ATGTTAAATGAGCAGCAGATATTCGGCCAGACAGGAGAAGCTCTGTCATGTTATTTACTTGAACAAAACGGTTACATTATCCTGGAAAAAAATTTTAAGACAAAGATGGGAGAGATTGATATTATAGCCAGGGATAAAAACACCATAGTTTTTATTGAGGTAAAAGCCCGAAGAACCGGCAATTTTGGAAATCCAAAATATGCTGTTAATTGGAAAAAAAAGAAAAAAATATCAATGGCTGCTCTGTATTACCTTAAAACCACAAATCAGAGCAATGCAAAAGCCAGGTTTGATGTGGTTTCAATTATTTCAGAACCTTCCAAAAAGCCCCAGATAGAAATAATCAAAAATGCGTTTGAACTTGCTTATGGCTGA
- a CDS encoding ribonuclease HII, producing MAFEKKARQNGFSIIAGIDEAGRGPLAGPVVSGAVILSDSFSVPGITDSKKLTPKKRESLYKEIYAHAAGIGIGIVEPEEIDRINILQASLFSMLLAVKDLKIQPQYLLIDGKFPIPSDIPQETVIKGDSLSISIGAASIIAKVTRDRIMYEYHKKYPEYGFDRHKGYPTKTHKQAVKEFGPCPIHRLTFKGVREYVK from the coding sequence ATGGCATTTGAGAAAAAAGCCAGACAAAATGGCTTTTCAATCATTGCAGGAATTGATGAGGCCGGCCGGGGTCCCCTGGCCGGCCCTGTTGTTTCCGGGGCTGTGATCTTATCAGACTCATTTTCAGTACCTGGAATCACAGATTCAAAAAAGCTTACTCCAAAAAAACGGGAATCTCTTTATAAAGAAATTTATGCCCATGCAGCAGGCATTGGCATAGGCATTGTTGAACCTGAAGAAATAGACCGTATTAATATACTTCAAGCTTCTCTTTTTTCCATGTTGCTGGCTGTTAAAGATTTAAAGATTCAGCCCCAGTATCTTCTTATAGACGGTAAATTCCCCATCCCTTCTGATATTCCCCAGGAAACTGTTATAAAAGGTGATTCCTTGAGCATATCCATTGGAGCAGCATCCATTATTGCCAAAGTTACCCGTGACAGGATAATGTATGAATATCACAAAAAATATCCTGAATATGGATTTGACAGGCACAAAGGTTATCCCACCAAAACACATAAACAGGCCGTAAAGGAATTCGGCCCCTGTCCCATACACAGGCTCACATTTAAAGGAGTCCGGGAATATGTTAAATGA